One part of the Symphalangus syndactylus isolate Jambi chromosome 1, NHGRI_mSymSyn1-v2.1_pri, whole genome shotgun sequence genome encodes these proteins:
- the ATRIP gene encoding ATR-interacting protein isoform X9, with translation MKVMEEEVLIKNGEIKILRDSLHQMESVLEEQRRSHFLLEQEKTQALSDKEKEFSKKLQSLQSELQFKDAEMNELRTKLQTSERANKLAAPSVSHVSPRKNPSVVMKPEACSPQFGKTSFPTKESFSANMSLPHPCQTESGYKPLVGKEDSKTHSLRGDSIKQEEAQKSFVDSWRQRSNTQGSILINLLLKQPLIPESSLSLCHLLSSSSESPAGTPLQPPGFGSTLAGMSGLRTTGSYDGSFSLSALREAQNLAFTGLNLVARNECSRDGDPAEGGRRAFPLCQLPGAVHFLPLVQFFIGLHCQALQDLAAAKRSGAPGDSPTHSSCVSSGVETNPEDSVCILEGFSVTALSILQHLVCHSGAVVSLLLSGVGADSAAGEGNGSLVHRLSDGDMTSAPRGVADDQGQHPLLKMLLHLLAFSSAATGHLQASVLTQCLKVLVKLAENTSCDFLPRFQCVFQVLPKCLSPETPLPSVLLAVELLSLLADHNQLAPQLCSHSEGCLLLLLYMYITSRPDRAASETQWLQLEQEVVWLLAKLGVQSPLPPVTGSNCQCNVEVVRALTVMLHRQWLTVRRAGGPPRTDQQRRTVRCLRDTVLLLHGLSQKDKLFMMHCVEVLHQYDQVMPGVSMLIRGLPDVTDCEEAALDDLCAAETDVEDPEVECG, from the exons ATGAAAGTAATGGAAGAAGAAGTTCTCATTAAGaatggagaaattaaaattttgcGAGACTCACTACATCAGATGGAATCCGTTCTAGAGGAACAGAGAAGATCACATTTTCTTCTTGAGCAAGAGAAAACCCAAGCACTCAGTGACAAGGAAAAGGAATTCTCCAAAAAG CTCCAATCATTGCAGTCTGAACTCCAGTTTAAAGATGCAGAGATGAATGAATTAAGGACAAAGCTCCAGACCAGTGAACGAGCAAATAAACTGGCTGCTCCCTCTGTTTCCCATGTCAG TCCTAGGAAAAACCCTTCTGTGGTTATGAAGCCAGAAGCATGTTCTCCACAATTTGGAAAAACATCTTTTCCTACAAAGGAGTCTTTTAGTGCTAACATGtcccttccccacccctgccAGACGGAGTCAGGATACAAGCCTCTGGTGGGCAAAGAGG ATAGTAAGACCCACAGTCTGAGAGGTGACTCCATAAAACAAGAAGAGGCCCAGAAAAGCTTTGTTGACAGCTGGAGACAGAGATCAAACACTCAAG GTTCCATTTTGATAAACCTGCTCCTGAAGCAGCCTTTGATCCCAGAGTCATCCCTAAGCCTTTGCCACCTCCTGAGTAGTAGTTCTGAGTCTCCTGCTGGCACCCCCCTGCAGCCACCAGGGTTTGGCAG TACCTTGGCTGGAATGTCAGGCCTCAGGACCACAGGTTCTTATGATGGGTCATTTTCCCTCTCAGCCCTGAGAGAAGCACAGAACCTGGCATTCACTGGACTGAATCTGGTTGCCAGGAATGAGTGCTCACGTGATGGAGACCCagcagagggaggcagaagggcCTTCCCACTCTGCCAGCTTCCTGGAGCCGTGCATTTCCTCCCCCTTGTACAGTTCTTCATCGGCTTACACTGCCAGGCCCTGCAGGACTTGGCAGCTGCTAAGAGAAGCGGAGCACCTGGGGACTCACCGACACATTCCTCTTGCGTGAGCTCTGGGGTAGAGACCAACCCTGAGGACTCAGTGTGCATCCTGGAAGGCTTCTCTGTGACTGCACTTAGCATTCTTCAGCACCTGGTGTGCCACAGCGGAGCAGTCGTCTCCCTATTACTGTCAGGAGTGGGGGCAGATTCTGCTGCTGGGGAAGGAAACGGGAGCCTGGTTCACAGGCTTAGTGATGGAGATATGACCTCAGCCCCAAGGGGGGTTGCTGATGACCAAGGACAGCACCCACTGTTGAAGATGCTTCTTCACCTGTTGGCTTTCTCTTCTGCAGCAACAGGACACCTTCAAGCCAGTGTCCTGACCCAGTGCCTTAAGGTTTTGGTGAAATTAGCGGAAAACACTTCCTGTGATTTCTTGCCCAG GTTCCAGTGTGTGTtccaagtgctgccaaagtgtcTCAGCCCAGAGACACCCCTGCCTAGCGTGCTGCTGGCTGTTGAGCTCCTCTCCCTGCTGGCGGACCACAACCAGCTGGCACCTCAGCTCTGTTCCCACTCGG AAggctgcctcctgctgctgctgtacaTGTACATCACATCACGGCCTGACAGAGCGGCCTCGGAGACACAATGGCTCCAGCTGGAACAAGAG GTGGTGTGGCTCCTGGCTAAGCTTGGTGTGCAGAGCCCCTTGCCCCCAGTCACTGGCTCCAACTGCCAGTGTAATGTGGAG GTGGTCAGAGCGCTCACTGTGATGTTGCACAGACAGTGGCTGACAGTGCGGAGGGCAGGGGGGCCCCCAAGGACTGACCAGCAGAGGCGGACAGTGCGCTGTCTGCGGGACACGGTGCTGCTGCTGCACGGCCTATCGCAGAAGGACAAGCTCTTCATGATGCACTGCGTGGAGGTGCTGCATCAGTATGACCAGGTGATGCCGGGGGTCAGCATGCTCATACGAGGGCTTCCTGATGTGACCGACTGTGAAG AGGCAGCCCTGGA
- the ATRIP gene encoding ATR-interacting protein isoform X2, producing the protein MAGTSAPGSKRRSEPPAPRPGPPPRTGHPPSKRARGFSAAAAPDPDDPFGAHGDFTADDLEELDTLASQALSQCPAAARDVSSDRKVHRLLDGMSKNPPGKNRENVPIKDNFELEVLQAQYKELKEKMKVMEEEVLIKNGEIKILRDSLHQMESVLEEQRRSHFLLEQEKTQALSDKEKEFSKKLQSLQSELQFKDAEMNELRTKLQTSERANKLAAPSVSHVSPRKNPSVVMKPEACSPQFGKTSFPTKESFSANMSLPHPCQTESGYKPLVGKEDSKTHSLRGDSIKQEEAQKSFVDSWRQRSNTQGSILINLLLKQPLIPESSLSLCHLLSSSSESPAGTPLQPPGFGSTLAGMSGLRTTGSYDGSFSLSALREAQNLAFTGLNLVARNECSRDGDPAEGGRRAFPLCQLPGAVHFLPLVQFFIGLHCQALQDLAAAKRSGAPGDSPTHSSCVSSGVETNPEDSVCILEGFSVTALSILQHLVCHSGAVVSLLLSGVGADSAAGEGNGSLVHRLSDGDMTSAPRGVADDQGQHPLLKMLLHLLAFSSAATGHLQASVLTQCLKVLVKLAENTSCDFLPRFQCVFQVLPKCLSPETPLPSVLLAVELLSLLADHNQLAPQLCSHSGCLLLLLYMYITSRPDRAASETQWLQLEQEVVWLLAKLGVQSPLPPVTGSNCQCNVEVVRALTVMLHRQWLTVRRAGGPPRTDQQRRTVRCLRDTVLLLHGLSQKDKLFMMHCVEVLHQYDQVMPGVSMLIRGLPDVTDCEGEPTRGPPAQPPRLLPEVPQQVRFLGIPSAGPRPLRPVLALGPFSFIFLPQFFSKHIGLPFAPVC; encoded by the exons ATGGCGGGGACCTCCGCGCCAGGCAGCAAGAGGCGGAGCGAGCCCCCGGCGCCTCGCCCCGGCCCGCCGCCGCGCACCGGGCACCCCCCGAGCAAGCGGGCCCGGGGCTTCTCCGCGGCCGCTGCCCCGGACCCTGATGACCCGTTCGGCGCGCATGGGGACTTCACTGCCGACGACCTGGAGGAGCTTGACACCCTCGCGTCACAGGCCCTGAGCCAATGTCCGGCCGCGGCTCGGGACGTGTCCA GTGATCGTAAGGTCCACAGATTATTAGACGGCATGTCAAAAAATCCTCCagggaaaaacagagaaaatgttccAATTAAAGATAATTTCGAATTAGAGGTACTTCAGGCACAatataaagaacttaaagaaaag ATGAAAGTAATGGAAGAAGAAGTTCTCATTAAGaatggagaaattaaaattttgcGAGACTCACTACATCAGATGGAATCCGTTCTAGAGGAACAGAGAAGATCACATTTTCTTCTTGAGCAAGAGAAAACCCAAGCACTCAGTGACAAGGAAAAGGAATTCTCCAAAAAG CTCCAATCATTGCAGTCTGAACTCCAGTTTAAAGATGCAGAGATGAATGAATTAAGGACAAAGCTCCAGACCAGTGAACGAGCAAATAAACTGGCTGCTCCCTCTGTTTCCCATGTCAG TCCTAGGAAAAACCCTTCTGTGGTTATGAAGCCAGAAGCATGTTCTCCACAATTTGGAAAAACATCTTTTCCTACAAAGGAGTCTTTTAGTGCTAACATGtcccttccccacccctgccAGACGGAGTCAGGATACAAGCCTCTGGTGGGCAAAGAGG ATAGTAAGACCCACAGTCTGAGAGGTGACTCCATAAAACAAGAAGAGGCCCAGAAAAGCTTTGTTGACAGCTGGAGACAGAGATCAAACACTCAAG GTTCCATTTTGATAAACCTGCTCCTGAAGCAGCCTTTGATCCCAGAGTCATCCCTAAGCCTTTGCCACCTCCTGAGTAGTAGTTCTGAGTCTCCTGCTGGCACCCCCCTGCAGCCACCAGGGTTTGGCAG TACCTTGGCTGGAATGTCAGGCCTCAGGACCACAGGTTCTTATGATGGGTCATTTTCCCTCTCAGCCCTGAGAGAAGCACAGAACCTGGCATTCACTGGACTGAATCTGGTTGCCAGGAATGAGTGCTCACGTGATGGAGACCCagcagagggaggcagaagggcCTTCCCACTCTGCCAGCTTCCTGGAGCCGTGCATTTCCTCCCCCTTGTACAGTTCTTCATCGGCTTACACTGCCAGGCCCTGCAGGACTTGGCAGCTGCTAAGAGAAGCGGAGCACCTGGGGACTCACCGACACATTCCTCTTGCGTGAGCTCTGGGGTAGAGACCAACCCTGAGGACTCAGTGTGCATCCTGGAAGGCTTCTCTGTGACTGCACTTAGCATTCTTCAGCACCTGGTGTGCCACAGCGGAGCAGTCGTCTCCCTATTACTGTCAGGAGTGGGGGCAGATTCTGCTGCTGGGGAAGGAAACGGGAGCCTGGTTCACAGGCTTAGTGATGGAGATATGACCTCAGCCCCAAGGGGGGTTGCTGATGACCAAGGACAGCACCCACTGTTGAAGATGCTTCTTCACCTGTTGGCTTTCTCTTCTGCAGCAACAGGACACCTTCAAGCCAGTGTCCTGACCCAGTGCCTTAAGGTTTTGGTGAAATTAGCGGAAAACACTTCCTGTGATTTCTTGCCCAG GTTCCAGTGTGTGTtccaagtgctgccaaagtgtcTCAGCCCAGAGACACCCCTGCCTAGCGTGCTGCTGGCTGTTGAGCTCCTCTCCCTGCTGGCGGACCACAACCAGCTGGCACCTCAGCTCTGTTCCCACTCGG gctgcctcctgctgctgctgtacaTGTACATCACATCACGGCCTGACAGAGCGGCCTCGGAGACACAATGGCTCCAGCTGGAACAAGAG GTGGTGTGGCTCCTGGCTAAGCTTGGTGTGCAGAGCCCCTTGCCCCCAGTCACTGGCTCCAACTGCCAGTGTAATGTGGAG GTGGTCAGAGCGCTCACTGTGATGTTGCACAGACAGTGGCTGACAGTGCGGAGGGCAGGGGGGCCCCCAAGGACTGACCAGCAGAGGCGGACAGTGCGCTGTCTGCGGGACACGGTGCTGCTGCTGCACGGCCTATCGCAGAAGGACAAGCTCTTCATGATGCACTGCGTGGAGGTGCTGCATCAGTATGACCAGGTGATGCCGGGGGTCAGCATGCTCATACGAGGGCTTCCTGATGTGACCGACTGTGAAGGTGAGCCTACCAGAGGCCCTCCTGCCCAGCCCCCACGGCTTCTCCCAGAGGTTCCCCAACAAGTCAGATTCCTGGGCATCCCCTCAGCAGGCCCCCGCCCACTGCGGCCTGTTCTGGCACTGGGGCcgttttcttttatcttcctgcctcagttctTCTCCAAGCATATTGGGCTGCCTTTTGCTCCTGTCTGTTGA
- the ATRIP gene encoding ATR-interacting protein isoform X1 has product MAGTSAPGSKRRSEPPAPRPGPPPRTGHPPSKRARGFSAAAAPDPDDPFGAHGDFTADDLEELDTLASQALSQCPAAARDVSSDRKVHRLLDGMSKNPPGKNRENVPIKDNFELEVLQAQYKELKEKMKVMEEEVLIKNGEIKILRDSLHQMESVLEEQRRSHFLLEQEKTQALSDKEKEFSKKLQSLQSELQFKDAEMNELRTKLQTSERANKLAAPSVSHVSPRKNPSVVMKPEACSPQFGKTSFPTKESFSANMSLPHPCQTESGYKPLVGKEDSKTHSLRGDSIKQEEAQKSFVDSWRQRSNTQGSILINLLLKQPLIPESSLSLCHLLSSSSESPAGTPLQPPGFGSTLAGMSGLRTTGSYDGSFSLSALREAQNLAFTGLNLVARNECSRDGDPAEGGRRAFPLCQLPGAVHFLPLVQFFIGLHCQALQDLAAAKRSGAPGDSPTHSSCVSSGVETNPEDSVCILEGFSVTALSILQHLVCHSGAVVSLLLSGVGADSAAGEGNGSLVHRLSDGDMTSAPRGVADDQGQHPLLKMLLHLLAFSSAATGHLQASVLTQCLKVLVKLAENTSCDFLPRFQCVFQVLPKCLSPETPLPSVLLAVELLSLLADHNQLAPQLCSHSEGCLLLLLYMYITSRPDRAASETQWLQLEQEVVWLLAKLGVQSPLPPVTGSNCQCNVEVVRALTVMLHRQWLTVRRAGGPPRTDQQRRTVRCLRDTVLLLHGLSQKDKLFMMHCVEVLHQYDQVMPGVSMLIRGLPDVTDCEGEPTRGPPAQPPRLLPEVPQQVRFLGIPSAGPRPLRPVLALGPFSFIFLPQFFSKHIGLPFAPVC; this is encoded by the exons ATGGCGGGGACCTCCGCGCCAGGCAGCAAGAGGCGGAGCGAGCCCCCGGCGCCTCGCCCCGGCCCGCCGCCGCGCACCGGGCACCCCCCGAGCAAGCGGGCCCGGGGCTTCTCCGCGGCCGCTGCCCCGGACCCTGATGACCCGTTCGGCGCGCATGGGGACTTCACTGCCGACGACCTGGAGGAGCTTGACACCCTCGCGTCACAGGCCCTGAGCCAATGTCCGGCCGCGGCTCGGGACGTGTCCA GTGATCGTAAGGTCCACAGATTATTAGACGGCATGTCAAAAAATCCTCCagggaaaaacagagaaaatgttccAATTAAAGATAATTTCGAATTAGAGGTACTTCAGGCACAatataaagaacttaaagaaaag ATGAAAGTAATGGAAGAAGAAGTTCTCATTAAGaatggagaaattaaaattttgcGAGACTCACTACATCAGATGGAATCCGTTCTAGAGGAACAGAGAAGATCACATTTTCTTCTTGAGCAAGAGAAAACCCAAGCACTCAGTGACAAGGAAAAGGAATTCTCCAAAAAG CTCCAATCATTGCAGTCTGAACTCCAGTTTAAAGATGCAGAGATGAATGAATTAAGGACAAAGCTCCAGACCAGTGAACGAGCAAATAAACTGGCTGCTCCCTCTGTTTCCCATGTCAG TCCTAGGAAAAACCCTTCTGTGGTTATGAAGCCAGAAGCATGTTCTCCACAATTTGGAAAAACATCTTTTCCTACAAAGGAGTCTTTTAGTGCTAACATGtcccttccccacccctgccAGACGGAGTCAGGATACAAGCCTCTGGTGGGCAAAGAGG ATAGTAAGACCCACAGTCTGAGAGGTGACTCCATAAAACAAGAAGAGGCCCAGAAAAGCTTTGTTGACAGCTGGAGACAGAGATCAAACACTCAAG GTTCCATTTTGATAAACCTGCTCCTGAAGCAGCCTTTGATCCCAGAGTCATCCCTAAGCCTTTGCCACCTCCTGAGTAGTAGTTCTGAGTCTCCTGCTGGCACCCCCCTGCAGCCACCAGGGTTTGGCAG TACCTTGGCTGGAATGTCAGGCCTCAGGACCACAGGTTCTTATGATGGGTCATTTTCCCTCTCAGCCCTGAGAGAAGCACAGAACCTGGCATTCACTGGACTGAATCTGGTTGCCAGGAATGAGTGCTCACGTGATGGAGACCCagcagagggaggcagaagggcCTTCCCACTCTGCCAGCTTCCTGGAGCCGTGCATTTCCTCCCCCTTGTACAGTTCTTCATCGGCTTACACTGCCAGGCCCTGCAGGACTTGGCAGCTGCTAAGAGAAGCGGAGCACCTGGGGACTCACCGACACATTCCTCTTGCGTGAGCTCTGGGGTAGAGACCAACCCTGAGGACTCAGTGTGCATCCTGGAAGGCTTCTCTGTGACTGCACTTAGCATTCTTCAGCACCTGGTGTGCCACAGCGGAGCAGTCGTCTCCCTATTACTGTCAGGAGTGGGGGCAGATTCTGCTGCTGGGGAAGGAAACGGGAGCCTGGTTCACAGGCTTAGTGATGGAGATATGACCTCAGCCCCAAGGGGGGTTGCTGATGACCAAGGACAGCACCCACTGTTGAAGATGCTTCTTCACCTGTTGGCTTTCTCTTCTGCAGCAACAGGACACCTTCAAGCCAGTGTCCTGACCCAGTGCCTTAAGGTTTTGGTGAAATTAGCGGAAAACACTTCCTGTGATTTCTTGCCCAG GTTCCAGTGTGTGTtccaagtgctgccaaagtgtcTCAGCCCAGAGACACCCCTGCCTAGCGTGCTGCTGGCTGTTGAGCTCCTCTCCCTGCTGGCGGACCACAACCAGCTGGCACCTCAGCTCTGTTCCCACTCGG AAggctgcctcctgctgctgctgtacaTGTACATCACATCACGGCCTGACAGAGCGGCCTCGGAGACACAATGGCTCCAGCTGGAACAAGAG GTGGTGTGGCTCCTGGCTAAGCTTGGTGTGCAGAGCCCCTTGCCCCCAGTCACTGGCTCCAACTGCCAGTGTAATGTGGAG GTGGTCAGAGCGCTCACTGTGATGTTGCACAGACAGTGGCTGACAGTGCGGAGGGCAGGGGGGCCCCCAAGGACTGACCAGCAGAGGCGGACAGTGCGCTGTCTGCGGGACACGGTGCTGCTGCTGCACGGCCTATCGCAGAAGGACAAGCTCTTCATGATGCACTGCGTGGAGGTGCTGCATCAGTATGACCAGGTGATGCCGGGGGTCAGCATGCTCATACGAGGGCTTCCTGATGTGACCGACTGTGAAGGTGAGCCTACCAGAGGCCCTCCTGCCCAGCCCCCACGGCTTCTCCCAGAGGTTCCCCAACAAGTCAGATTCCTGGGCATCCCCTCAGCAGGCCCCCGCCCACTGCGGCCTGTTCTGGCACTGGGGCcgttttcttttatcttcctgcctcagttctTCTCCAAGCATATTGGGCTGCCTTTTGCTCCTGTCTGTTGA
- the ATRIP gene encoding ATR-interacting protein isoform X7 produces MSKNPPGKNRENVPIKDNFELEVLQAQYKELKEKMKVMEEEVLIKNGEIKILRDSLHQMESVLEEQRRSHFLLEQEKTQALSDKEKEFSKKLQSLQSELQFKDAEMNELRTKLQTSERANKLAAPSVSHVSPRKNPSVVMKPEACSPQFGKTSFPTKESFSANMSLPHPCQTESGYKPLVGKEDSKTHSLRGDSIKQEEAQKSFVDSWRQRSNTQGSILINLLLKQPLIPESSLSLCHLLSSSSESPAGTPLQPPGFGSTLAGMSGLRTTGSYDGSFSLSALREAQNLAFTGLNLVARNECSRDGDPAEGGRRAFPLCQLPGAVHFLPLVQFFIGLHCQALQDLAAAKRSGAPGDSPTHSSCVSSGVETNPEDSVCILEGFSVTALSILQHLVCHSGAVVSLLLSGVGADSAAGEGNGSLVHRLSDGDMTSAPRGVADDQGQHPLLKMLLHLLAFSSAATGHLQASVLTQCLKVLVKLAENTSCDFLPRFQCVFQVLPKCLSPETPLPSVLLAVELLSLLADHNQLAPQLCSHSEGCLLLLLYMYITSRPDRAASETQWLQLEQEVVWLLAKLGVQSPLPPVTGSNCQCNVEVVRALTVMLHRQWLTVRRAGGPPRTDQQRRTVRCLRDTVLLLHGLSQKDKLFMMHCVEVLHQYDQVMPGVSMLIRGLPDVTDCEGEPTRGPPAQPPRLLPEVPQQVRFLGIPSAGPRPLRPVLALGPFSFIFLPQFFSKHIGLPFAPVC; encoded by the exons ATGTCAAAAAATCCTCCagggaaaaacagagaaaatgttccAATTAAAGATAATTTCGAATTAGAGGTACTTCAGGCACAatataaagaacttaaagaaaag ATGAAAGTAATGGAAGAAGAAGTTCTCATTAAGaatggagaaattaaaattttgcGAGACTCACTACATCAGATGGAATCCGTTCTAGAGGAACAGAGAAGATCACATTTTCTTCTTGAGCAAGAGAAAACCCAAGCACTCAGTGACAAGGAAAAGGAATTCTCCAAAAAG CTCCAATCATTGCAGTCTGAACTCCAGTTTAAAGATGCAGAGATGAATGAATTAAGGACAAAGCTCCAGACCAGTGAACGAGCAAATAAACTGGCTGCTCCCTCTGTTTCCCATGTCAG TCCTAGGAAAAACCCTTCTGTGGTTATGAAGCCAGAAGCATGTTCTCCACAATTTGGAAAAACATCTTTTCCTACAAAGGAGTCTTTTAGTGCTAACATGtcccttccccacccctgccAGACGGAGTCAGGATACAAGCCTCTGGTGGGCAAAGAGG ATAGTAAGACCCACAGTCTGAGAGGTGACTCCATAAAACAAGAAGAGGCCCAGAAAAGCTTTGTTGACAGCTGGAGACAGAGATCAAACACTCAAG GTTCCATTTTGATAAACCTGCTCCTGAAGCAGCCTTTGATCCCAGAGTCATCCCTAAGCCTTTGCCACCTCCTGAGTAGTAGTTCTGAGTCTCCTGCTGGCACCCCCCTGCAGCCACCAGGGTTTGGCAG TACCTTGGCTGGAATGTCAGGCCTCAGGACCACAGGTTCTTATGATGGGTCATTTTCCCTCTCAGCCCTGAGAGAAGCACAGAACCTGGCATTCACTGGACTGAATCTGGTTGCCAGGAATGAGTGCTCACGTGATGGAGACCCagcagagggaggcagaagggcCTTCCCACTCTGCCAGCTTCCTGGAGCCGTGCATTTCCTCCCCCTTGTACAGTTCTTCATCGGCTTACACTGCCAGGCCCTGCAGGACTTGGCAGCTGCTAAGAGAAGCGGAGCACCTGGGGACTCACCGACACATTCCTCTTGCGTGAGCTCTGGGGTAGAGACCAACCCTGAGGACTCAGTGTGCATCCTGGAAGGCTTCTCTGTGACTGCACTTAGCATTCTTCAGCACCTGGTGTGCCACAGCGGAGCAGTCGTCTCCCTATTACTGTCAGGAGTGGGGGCAGATTCTGCTGCTGGGGAAGGAAACGGGAGCCTGGTTCACAGGCTTAGTGATGGAGATATGACCTCAGCCCCAAGGGGGGTTGCTGATGACCAAGGACAGCACCCACTGTTGAAGATGCTTCTTCACCTGTTGGCTTTCTCTTCTGCAGCAACAGGACACCTTCAAGCCAGTGTCCTGACCCAGTGCCTTAAGGTTTTGGTGAAATTAGCGGAAAACACTTCCTGTGATTTCTTGCCCAG GTTCCAGTGTGTGTtccaagtgctgccaaagtgtcTCAGCCCAGAGACACCCCTGCCTAGCGTGCTGCTGGCTGTTGAGCTCCTCTCCCTGCTGGCGGACCACAACCAGCTGGCACCTCAGCTCTGTTCCCACTCGG AAggctgcctcctgctgctgctgtacaTGTACATCACATCACGGCCTGACAGAGCGGCCTCGGAGACACAATGGCTCCAGCTGGAACAAGAG GTGGTGTGGCTCCTGGCTAAGCTTGGTGTGCAGAGCCCCTTGCCCCCAGTCACTGGCTCCAACTGCCAGTGTAATGTGGAG GTGGTCAGAGCGCTCACTGTGATGTTGCACAGACAGTGGCTGACAGTGCGGAGGGCAGGGGGGCCCCCAAGGACTGACCAGCAGAGGCGGACAGTGCGCTGTCTGCGGGACACGGTGCTGCTGCTGCACGGCCTATCGCAGAAGGACAAGCTCTTCATGATGCACTGCGTGGAGGTGCTGCATCAGTATGACCAGGTGATGCCGGGGGTCAGCATGCTCATACGAGGGCTTCCTGATGTGACCGACTGTGAAGGTGAGCCTACCAGAGGCCCTCCTGCCCAGCCCCCACGGCTTCTCCCAGAGGTTCCCCAACAAGTCAGATTCCTGGGCATCCCCTCAGCAGGCCCCCGCCCACTGCGGCCTGTTCTGGCACTGGGGCcgttttcttttatcttcctgcctcagttctTCTCCAAGCATATTGGGCTGCCTTTTGCTCCTGTCTGTTGA